From the genome of Spartobacteria bacterium:
TCGGTCGTTTTCTCCGTTTTCAAGGTATTTACATGATCCGACATCGCACCTGTTTGGTCACAAAAGGCAAAACTGGCACGCCAATTTTCCTGCGTATAGCCTACATCGAATATCCCTTTATCCGACTGGAAAACAAGGTCTTCCATGGGCTGATAAAAAACAGAATCCATCATCCAGCACACAGGGGTGTTGCTATTCAAAGTCAGAATCAGTCCGTGCATGCCCAGTAGAACGGTTTGCGTCAGCGTGATGCCGTTGGCCCAGCCGGTAATTGACTGATGGGGGTAAATATGAACGCATTCCGCCTCCTCGCGCAAAAGCGGCACCCCATCCACATGCCAGCGGATATCTTTGAGGAATCGTGTCCCCGTCAGAATGTACCCGCCATGCTCATTGGACGCAAAAGTCTGGTACTCCCAGAACCCGCCCGCATGATCGGTGCTCGCAAAGACGCGAGACGCCCCGTTGGTCAGTTTTATCGCCAGTTCATCAAAAGAATACATCGGGACGTCATCGCTCTGCATGATCATTTACCTGTCTGCTCGGGTGTCGGTGAAAACGGTATCATGTACCTGAATGACGCGTCTAATAAAACGTTTTTTCTTGGTTTATTTGTTTCCCCATTTATAGTTCCCGTTTGTTGATTTTAAGTGATTATGAACACGCGATACGAGGTTGTTATGACGCAAAAGCGGCACTCCGGTTTTTCATTGGTGGAATTGTTGGTGGTCATTGCCATCATAGGAATTTTAGCGGCTCTTCTTTTCCCTGCTATCGGCAAAATGCTCCAAAAAGCCAAAATTAATAAGGCCCGCGCCGAAATCAAAGCCATCGAATCCGCCGTCAAAGCCTACATGAATGAATACAGTCAGCCGCCGAATATCTCTCCTAAAGATTATGAGAGTGATTTCTGTTATGGCGATGCAACTACAGCAAAGTGTGTCCGAAACAATATTCTGTATGCCACGTTGAGCACTTCCAGCACGGATATGGATGAGAAATACCGAGATGTTGTCGAAGAGTATGAGACCTATGTCAAAGGAGATGATTTCGACCGAAACCCCCGCAAAATCCGTTTCCTCGAAATGGAGACAAGCAGCAAAGATACGCAAGGCCATGACGATTACAACATGCTGGATCCCTGGGGCAATCAGTACCAGATCACCGTCGACACCAGTTTCGACAACACCGCCAGTGATATGAAATTTGATTACGACGGAAAAGAGTTGCCTGGCTACTCCGTCGCCGTCTGGTCTGCCGGTCCGAGCGGATTCCTGGAAGATAAGAAATTTCCGAAAAAGCCGGATTCCTGGTATCTGAACGACAACATTTGTTCTTGGGGTAACCCAACAAATGTAGTGAGCCGTGATTAGGATATGTCTTTCATGCCACGTCGCCGAAACAAGGGATTTACACTCATCGAACTCATGGTGGTCATCGCCATCATGGGCCTCGTCATGACGCTGGCCATCCCTGCCTTCAAAGGCATCGGTGCCGGCATGAAAATGAATGGAGCCCTGAATAATTTGCGCAATACCATCCTTCTCGCCCGCCAGCGCGCGATTACCAAAAAACAGGAAGTTTGGTTCTGCATTGCCAAAAAAACCGAGGCAAATGCTGCGAATCAGTATTATGTGTATTCCAAAACCCATGGCAAAACGGTTACCGAAACCAATACCCTGCCGAGCGGAATCTATTTTGACTGGGATAAAACGAGTGTTCGTCTCTACGATGATGTAATGGGCGCCGATGATATTTTGTACATAAGTTTTGATCCGCGAGGAAAAAATAAAAAGGGAATGGCCGGTAGTAAGGTCTATTTATATGAAGGATATGCTACGTCCGATGGTAATGCGCTTATTAACACCAATACCAGCAACCAGATTAATGCATTGAATGTGAATTGGGTGGGTTCCGTCGAGGTCGTACGCAAGTGAAAATCGGGTTGAAACAGGGATTTTCACTGGTTGAAATTGCGCTGGCATTGCTGGTCATTGGCATCGGTGTGATTACTGTCGTGGGGTTGTTTGGTTCATCTCTTGATGCGGGATCAACGGCGCGGCAGGAGATGATCATGGGCAATTTTGCGGATATGGTTTTTGGGTCGCTTGATGCCATGGGATGGGAAAAAATTCCGGTAGGTAGCATGTCGACGGACATTGATACCTTTTCGCCTCCGCATACATGGAACGATCAGCGAACATGGAAGGATGGCGGCGTAATTACATTGGAATCCGGTATGGGTGGAACCAATGCCCCAGTTTTAAAAGAAGAAACGGGCTCGGGTTCGATCATTGCTAACCTTCCATCCTATATGATTACTTATCTGTATAAATGTGAAATAGATAGCGATTCGCCGTTGCTCAAAAAGGTCACCCTCAAAGTACAGTACCGCCAATACGGATTTGATGAGGAAAATGCGCAGTTGTTTTACCGCGAATTTTACAACTGGGGGGCATGGAAATGACGAAATCTCCGTTTCCAATGTATGGAAAAGCTGCCGTAAAAAGTTCCAATCATTGGAACTTTCCAAAACAAAAGTTCCAATCATTGGAACTTTTTCTGAGAAAACGTCCAGCCATTGGAACTTTTTGTAAAAATCCATTTTTACGACAACAAGTCATCGCCCCGGGTGGGGTGCACGATTATATGCAACCAGAGCTAAACAAAAAATCAACCCATCGCACAGCCGCATTTACACTCATCGAACTCATGACCGCCATGGCCATTCTGTCGATCATTATTCTTTTCATGGTGCAGTTGTTTGATAAGAGCACCAAGGCCGTATCGCAGGGAACCAGCAACATGCAGATTACAGGCAATGTGCGTGCGGTTTTAGATTTAATAAGCGAAGAATTAAGCACCGCGATGGTTGATACTAATTTCACATTTAACGTCATGTGGAGCAGAGATGATTTGGAGCCCTATGGTCTAGATGCCGAGTCCTATTTTAAGTCATTTGACCATGTCGGGTTTATGGCATTGACGAAAAATGAACTGAAGACAACGAACGATTTATACAGAGAGGAACAGGCCATTAAATATTACGTAGATAAACTCGACGAAACGAATGCGATGGGGGATGTCTATACAACATATGAACTTAAACGCGCATCCTAC
Proteins encoded in this window:
- a CDS encoding prepilin-type N-terminal cleavage/methylation domain-containing protein, with the translated sequence MSFMPRRRNKGFTLIELMVVIAIMGLVMTLAIPAFKGIGAGMKMNGALNNLRNTILLARQRAITKKQEVWFCIAKKTEANAANQYYVYSKTHGKTVTETNTLPSGIYFDWDKTSVRLYDDVMGADDILYISFDPRGKNKKGMAGSKVYLYEGYATSDGNALINTNTSNQINALNVNWVGSVEVVRK
- a CDS encoding type II secretion system protein encodes the protein MNTRYEVVMTQKRHSGFSLVELLVVIAIIGILAALLFPAIGKMLQKAKINKARAEIKAIESAVKAYMNEYSQPPNISPKDYESDFCYGDATTAKCVRNNILYATLSTSSTDMDEKYRDVVEEYETYVKGDDFDRNPRKIRFLEMETSSKDTQGHDDYNMLDPWGNQYQITVDTSFDNTASDMKFDYDGKELPGYSVAVWSAGPSGFLEDKKFPKKPDSWYLNDNICSWGNPTNVVSRD
- a CDS encoding prepilin-type N-terminal cleavage/methylation domain-containing protein — protein: MEMTKSPFPMYGKAAVKSSNHWNFPKQKFQSLELFLRKRPAIGTFCKNPFLRQQVIAPGGVHDYMQPELNKKSTHRTAAFTLIELMTAMAILSIIILFMVQLFDKSTKAVSQGTSNMQITGNVRAVLDLISEELSTAMVDTNFTFNVMWSRDDLEPYGLDAESYFKSFDHVGFMALTKNELKTTNDLYREEQAIKYYVDKLDETNAMGDVYTTYELKRASYTAGDIIEKIYALGNASQPEALSSMSWYELYVGSSDLLKNITAFHVQAFDMGGNNLLTNYPDVTSLSESPAYVDIYLSILPERALNQVRLMHNAGAESVLIDGVIATNEQAFFQRVFLRNRHHLGRNQDMKW